ACCCGGTCGCGGGTGATCGGGTGATGCACAGTGGCCACTACCGGAAAGCCCATCGCCGAAATATCAAGCAGCCCAAAGCCCAAGCTCTGGTTGTCATGGACGACGTCGAAGTCGTGCTGTCGGTCGGCGAGCAGTCGGGCCATCCGGAGGCTGAATGTGCGCGGCTCCGGGAATCCTGCCGTCCACACCGTGGCCAATTCGAGAAGGTCGATTCGATCGCGGATTTCGCTGGGGCGCGGAATCCGGAACGGATCGGGTTCCCGGTACATGTCCAAGCTGGGTACTTTGCGAAGCACCACACGGGGATCGAGCACTTCGGGATAGGGCTGGCCGGAGAACACCTCGACTCGGTGGCCGAGCTCGACGAGGCCGCTGCTTAGGTAGCGGATATAGACGCCCTGTCCGCCGCAGTGTGTCTTGCTGCGGTAGGACAGCAAAGCGATCCGCATGCTCACGCCCGTTCTGTTATGGCACCGCTCGCATCGGTCGCCCCAGAACCATCGACGACTTCGGCGAGCTGTCTGGACACGTGTCTGGACTATAATTTGACAACCTACGTGATGCAATGCACCTCGCAGGACGTCAAACCCTCCCGATGCTACTGACCGCGCCGGCGCACAACTGCCGCGGGTGACGCCACTTGCGGGTGTGACGCAGATCAAACGCGGACTGTGACCGGCGTCATTGCGTAAATCGTCTACGTTAGGCAAGCCTCACCTGGGTTGGAGGAATCCCGCTGGAGAGGCAGCATGCCCACCGACTCACATGGCCTTGAATTCGTCTACGACCTGACCTTGGACGAGGTCAGGCGGCGTGCTGCGGTGTTTGAGGCGATCGGCGATGACTGGGACCCCGTCCAAGTATTGGCCGAAGAGGAACAGGCCTACGCGATGCTCTACGCCGACCTCGACGCCGATCAGCAGCGCCACTACGACGAGCTCGTCAAGGCTGGGGTGTTGCCACGCCGGGCGGTGGACCGTGCTGCCGATTGACCCGCAAGCCGACGCATGCCGACGCGCCTGGTTGGCGTGCCCCAACTGTGACCACGGCGCGTCGTGCGCCGAATGCCAGAGCGGTCGCAACTGCCACACTCACTGGCAGTACCTGATCGGTAACGAGGCAGCGGTGCTGCACTTGCAGTGCCCGACCTGTGCGCACTTCTGGTCGATGGACACCCGCCCGGGGCGCGGTTGCCGCACCGCCGCCTGAGCACAAGCCGCGCCCACCGGCCGGCGATACGGTGGAGTTATGCGGGCGTTGATCATCGTCGACGTGCAAAACGACTTTTGCGAAGGCGGCGCACTGCCGGTGGCCGGCGGCGCGGCCATCGCCCGCGCCATCAACGATTACTTGGCCACCGCGCCGGGCTACCAGCATGTGGTCGCCACGAAGGACCATCACATCGATCCCGGTGACCACTTCTCCGACCATCCCGACTACGTCTCCTCGTGGCCGCCGCACTGCGTGGCCGGCAGTCCCGGCGCCGACTTTCACCCCGACCTCGACACCAGCCGCATCGAGGCGGTGTTCCGCAAGGGCGCCTACTCGGCTGGTTACAGCGGGTTTGAAGGCACCGACGAGTCCGGCACGCCGCTGCTCGACTGGCTGCGGCAACACGGCGTCGACCGGGTCGACGTGGTTGGCCTGGCTACCGATCACTGCGTGCGCTCGACCGCCGAAGACGCCGCCCGCGCCGGATTGTCGACCCGGGTGCTGGTGGACCTGACCGCGGGGGTGGCGCCAGACTCGACAGCCGCAGCCATCGAGGAGATGCGCGACGCCGGAGTCGTGGTGGCCAAAGCGGTTGACGGGTGATCCGGCGCTCTTTCGCCGGCCCAGGTCACTGCGTGGCCGCCAACGCCAGTGATGCGGCCGATAGCAGCAGATAGCCGCCCGGGAACGCGATGTTGGAGAGCACCCGTGCCCGAACGTGCGTAACGACGGCGCCGATGAAGAACAGCACCAGTCCCGCCGCAGCCGCCACACCGAGGATGCGCAGACCGAACAGGCCAGCGACGAGTCCGAGCGCTCCGGCGAGCTTGAGCGTTCCCAGCATCGGCAGCCACGACCGCGGCACCCCGACCCGGGCCGAATTGGCCAGCACGAACTGAGCTGGGATGTAGTCCGCCACGGCGATCGCTGCGGTGACGACCGCGGTGAGCAGTGTGACGACGATGTATAGGCTCATGGTGGTCTCCTCTACAACGGCGCGTTTGGTGGACGTGCTCACCTCCATGACGACGGCCACGTAGAAAAGGTGACCCATGAGCGCGATTGAGGATCTTGCGTACCGGTTCGACGCTGATCGACCACACCTGCGGTCAGTTGCGTTTCACCTGCTTGGCTCGGCTGCCGACGCTGACGACGCCGTGCAATCGGCGTGGCTGAAAGCCAGCCGCGCTGACCCCAGCGCCGTCGAGAACCTGACCGGCTGGTTCACCACCATCACCGCCCGCGAGGCTCTCGACCAATTACGGGCCCGCATCCGGCGAGCCGAGCAACCGCTGGGCGAGCCCAGCGACTGGGAGCGGACCTCCGCCGCGGCCACAGCACCGGCCGACGAGGATGTGCTGCTGGCCGACGCGGTCAGTCGGGCACTCGTGGTTGTCCTGGACCGGCTGTCGCCGGCACAGCGTGTCGCTTTTGTGCTGCACGACCTGTTCGGTCTGCCGTTCGAGGCGATCGGCGATTTGTTGGACCGTTCCCCGACAGCGGCCAAAAAGCTGGCAAGCCGGGCCCGCCAGCGACTTCATGCCGACCCGGTCGCCGAGTCCCCTTGCACGCGTGAGCATCTGCAGATCGTAGAAGCATTCCTGGCGGCGTCCCGCGGCGGTGACATCCCGGCACTGCTGCAGCTGTTGGCCCCGGACGTCGTCCGCCGAGTCGACCGGATCCTGGTTCCCGACGACGTTCCCACCGAAATACGCG
This Mycobacterium xenopi DNA region includes the following protein-coding sequences:
- a CDS encoding sigma-70 family RNA polymerase sigma factor, whose translation is MSAIEDLAYRFDADRPHLRSVAFHLLGSAADADDAVQSAWLKASRADPSAVENLTGWFTTITAREALDQLRARIRRAEQPLGEPSDWERTSAAATAPADEDVLLADAVSRALVVVLDRLSPAQRVAFVLHDLFGLPFEAIGDLLDRSPTAAKKLASRARQRLHADPVAESPCTREHLQIVEAFLAASRGGDIPALLQLLAPDVVRRVDRILVPDDVPTEIRGAQQVAEETRRFAHRAKVGVVLLVDAVPGIAIAPRAQLQALLRIGIGDDGRIHTIDIVGEPARLRTAVLTVPVAALRNSTAGSGTNDTVRASERDEC
- a CDS encoding DUF6400 family protein: MPTDSHGLEFVYDLTLDEVRRRAAVFEAIGDDWDPVQVLAEEEQAYAMLYADLDADQQRHYDELVKAGVLPRRAVDRAAD
- the pncA gene encoding pyrazinamidase PncA — its product is MRALIIVDVQNDFCEGGALPVAGGAAIARAINDYLATAPGYQHVVATKDHHIDPGDHFSDHPDYVSSWPPHCVAGSPGADFHPDLDTSRIEAVFRKGAYSAGYSGFEGTDESGTPLLDWLRQHGVDRVDVVGLATDHCVRSTAEDAARAGLSTRVLVDLTAGVAPDSTAAAIEEMRDAGVVVAKAVDG
- a CDS encoding DoxX family protein, which gives rise to MSLYIVVTLLTAVVTAAIAVADYIPAQFVLANSARVGVPRSWLPMLGTLKLAGALGLVAGLFGLRILGVAAAAGLVLFFIGAVVTHVRARVLSNIAFPGGYLLLSAASLALAATQ